tatgtatgcaaatatgcacatttattaaatgtttatttatttattattctctctctttctttttcttttctttatgtgcctaacagaaaaaaaactgaaaagatGTGATTCTGTTTGTTGTTTTGCATATTGTATCTGCTATCTTTTTTAATCTatacaaatttgaaaaaaaatactaataaaataaaaaacgcaTCTGAATGTGTCAccattttatttgcttttggcGACCCCAGCTGGGCATTTCACTGAAAACCGGCAGCCAAATGTGATGTACAGCatgtacattttgaattgcaaacaTGTTGtgttcacataattttcatgagaacaGGCtgcatatttaagcaaaaataaacatttgttttcaaagttgatgggtGCGTGACCACTCCCCCACCCCCCAGTCTGTAATTCACCTATTCTCCTAACTATTACGAAAGACAGCAAAGAATGGTCATGATGGTCAGATGGTCATACAGTAAACATTTTACAGAAGGAAatcctaaataatttttttatatcagttaatAAACAAATTTAATGAAGTCCTACAGAGGTGCCTGGCATCCTCTTAAACATTGCATAATAGgtcattttagtttattttaaagaGCCTTTGGTACATTAATTGTCACCAAGGACTGTTAGGGTGCATGAGACAACACATTATTGCTTATTATCTGTACTAATTAGTCTGAAGCATGATAAAAACACATGTTTATTTAATGACTCTACACTCTAATTAGGCCTAAGAGAAGCAATTTAACCCTGCCATAACACCTCTAATTATcacaaacacaattacacaatatatttttcaaaCATACACATTGAACCTATTATTGCATTGTGCGTGTGCTCATTAAATATTTGTTCTTAATTTTGTCCATtcagaaaatgaatcaaataaTGTTATGTAATTCTGCATTTTATGTCATTTGACACTTTTATATGCATTTGCATATTATTTACACTTGGCAAattcatgtgattttattttaatctgcAGAATTACAATGTTCTGACCTTACTATTGCACATAACTCATTGTTAGCCTTAATAGTTAAAACTTTTCCCCAAAAGATGCTGGTAATTACCAATTAGGCAATTAGTTTTATGATGTCACAGCCTTGAAATTGACCCCTGCTTTGACAGCAGAATAATAGCCTTGTAAGTTTCATGTTTCAACCTGCAGGTGATGCTACAGAAAACAAAAGAGAGTGAGAAGGATAGTATAGCTGTTGAGACTGCCCTGATCTCATGTCAAGTTTTTCCTTATTACTCCTTAAATATTTGCTGTAATGTAAATCTTCAAATTAAACACTTgttcaaatatataaacaatatatatgtcACATAAATCTGCACACACCTATATCATAACAAGTTCGGTGGCTGTATATTTCATTTGTATCCTGTCTGTCATTTCTagatcttttatccaaagcactttGCATTGCATTGAGAGTGTACCATTTTTTAACATAGCACATACATGACCTTGGTATTGTAAACACCATGCTCTACTAGTTCAACTACAGCCTGAAACAGTTTTCTGTCATAAAAATATGGGTTTTAATATATGTTAAATAACACGTGTTAGGAAAAGAGTCACAAACAGACAAGAAGGTACTACAATAATTGTATCACTCTTAATTTAAATATACACCCACTACCTCCCCTTATCTGGTAGAAAGTGTACTATTCATTAAAAAGTTTGTATACACAAGATTTATTAGATAAATCCTCATTCGAGTGGACTAAAGATATATTTCCTAAACTTATATTTTtcctaaaatgtaatttaagctTTAGTTTTTTCAAACAGGCAATAGGAGAAATAGAGTGCGAAcaggtgttgttttattttatttcagttcatACGAAATACCGTGTGGACCATgtaaatacacatcatatatatatatatatatatatatatatatatatatatatatatatatatatatatatatatacctgtatatatatacacttaaaaTATGATACTATTACACTATGAAGCAAAGACAACATAATACAGAGAGAAAACAGCACACTACATACACTGTTGGTGTTTGCATGTAAGCTTTATGACCTTATCACTGTAAAGAGGATTATTTTCATAATTGTTAAGTTTAAGTTTTATCCATTTGAAAACTGTTGTGGCAGCTTTATCCTGTATTCTTCACCATTTTCTACCACTGTAAAAGTAAAATAAGAGCTTTCACATACTCCTCCATCACTGAAGTGGTTACGGGCAGTATTAGCAATAAAGTATGCATAAATGAAAAACTTCCAAAACCCACCAGAAATGTGTGATTCAGGCACATTTGGCTAATTTCACTCTTCACATTGTCTTTGTAGTAACTTGGTGTAAGTGTCAAAAATACAACAGAATGTACAAAGATAATTAATGTTTGATCTGAAACTCACTAAATTTTACCAAAATGTTAACAAATCTAACAGAAAACTCTTTGTTGCTGCATTCTCATTTTGATGTTCTAGCATCTTTATATGGGTCTACACGTGGGCCATAACAAGGCAAGGCTTTCTTCATATAGCTTCTGAGGTTTTCATCTCTAAGGCCATAAATGAGTGGGCTCAGAAAACGAGGAAGCAGGATGAAGCAGAAATAGTAGATGAAAGACATATCTGCTTGAGACAAAATGACACGCTGGACAAGGAAGAGCTCTGCTACGGGCTGGGTGAAGGCCATCATGCTTAGGAGTAACTGCAATCCATGAAGCAGCACCGTGTGCAAGGCCCTCCTCACAGACACCCGGTCCTGCCTCATCCGACGGGTCTCCAGAAGAATCCGCATGTATGTGAAAAGAATCGTCACAGCAACCAAAGCAAAGAAGATCCCATTGAGGCTTATCTTGAACAGAGCCTGAATGGGTGAGGCATTGAGCAATGTGGTCTTGCACAGCACAGGTGTGGATTGGACGTCAACACCTGGCTTGAGTCGCATCAAGATAAAGTCAACAGTGGGTAGGATGCAACTGATGGCCCACAGACTTAGAATGATGACCCAAATCCATTCAGGTCTCCAGATGGCAGGGCGTTGAAGTGGATAGAATATAGCCACATAGCGCTCCAGAGACATGGTGGACAGGATGAGTGGGGTGTTCAAGAAGGTAGCAGTAGACACAAAGAGCAGAGGAGCACAGTAGACAATTGCAAATTGCACACTGCCCATCGCTAACAAGAAGAGTGTCACAGAGGAGAGCAGCTGCAGGGTGTCGTTGATCAGCATGTAGGTGTAGAGGATATATCGGGAGCTATCAAAGAACTGCCTGTGAGATGCAAAGGTGTACAGCATCAGGAGGATGAAGAAAAGGAAGGCAATGAAGAATGGGATGACCACACACACCTTCACAATGATGGAGAGGTTAGTGCTGGATGTTGTGTTGACTGGGAGCTCTGTCAGATTCTGCATGGTTTCAAGCGCTCTGCAGGATTGCCGATGTTCAAAGGCTGAAATTAATTTTGGAACACTGAAGTcattcacagaaatgagaaattcacatcctaaaaatgtgcttcatgttgtaatatctaaattaacaGATTTTATTAAAGTCAAACATACCATTTAACATCATTGTTTCAACCAGAATACATTAGTTTGtaccaacaaaacacattttaagagtTAGATCAGGT
The sequence above is a segment of the Xyrauchen texanus isolate HMW12.3.18 chromosome 38, RBS_HiC_50CHRs, whole genome shotgun sequence genome. Coding sequences within it:
- the or95a1 gene encoding odorant receptor 129-1, which encodes MQNLTELPVNTTSSTNLSIIVKVCVVIPFFIAFLFFILLMLYTFASHRQFFDSSRYILYTYMLINDTLQLLSSVTLFLLAMGSVQFAIVYCAPLLFVSTATFLNTPLILSTMSLERYVAIFYPLQRPAIWRPEWIWVIILSLWAISCILPTVDFILMRLKPGVDVQSTPVLCKTTLLNASPIQALFKISLNGIFFALVAVTILFTYMRILLETRRMRQDRVSVRRALHTVLLHGLQLLLSMMAFTQPVAELFLVQRVILSQADMSFIYYFCFILLPRFLSPLIYGLRDENLRSYMKKALPCYGPRVDPYKDARTSK